ACCATAACGAAGATGCTATTTTTGATAATTTCTTTTCTCAGTCGTCCTTTGCCACTTATGCCATTGCGAATAAAAAAAAATGCGATTAAAGTTTCCGACAAGGCTCCTCTGGAGCTATTGGGGCCTTTAGGCTGCGGAATTCAAACGGGAGCGGGAGCCATCATCAACTCTTTGCAGGTTTCTCCTGGAAAAACAGTAGTTATTTCAGGCGCCGGAGCGGTGGGTTTAGCCGCATTGCTAGCCGCGAAAGCCTGCTCTGCTGCTCAGATTGTTTTAATTGACATTAATCAGGATCGTTTGAATTTTGGATTAGAATTGGGAGCTACCCACGTCATCAACAGCCGTAACGAAAACGTTATTGAAGCTTTACAAGGCATCTCCCCCAAAGGTTTTGATTTTGGTTTTGATACAACAGGCCGTAACGATGTCATCAACAACACCCTGGCTAATTTAAAATCTCTGGGACAAATGGGAATTGTTGGTGTTGCCACAAAACCGTTGGAAGTAGAGATGAACAGCTATGTCCTAAAAGGTATTAAATTAATTGGTATTGTAGAAGGTGACAGTGTTCCCACGGAATTTATTCCGGAAATGGTAGAGATGTATCTTAACGGACAATTTCCCTTCGATAAATTAATCAAAAAATACAAGTTTGAAGACATCAATCAGGCCATTGAGGATTCGGAATCCGGAAAGACCATTAAGCCGGTAATTCTTATTGGTGAGTATAAGTCCTGATCTATTCATAAGTTGAAATAAATTTCAGAGATGAAATAATAGCAATATCTTCCTGGTATTGCTATTTGTTTTACCATCCGAGTAATACCACTTTTGCGTGTCGTACCTTATGGAAGAGGGCAGCCTGAAGAACAAAGCAGAAGGATTGTCACCTCAAAAAAATCAGGACTTGTACTTATCACTGAATTTTACTATTTTATCCAAATGACCGATTCATGAGCTGATCTTTTCCATTCCGTTTTTTACCCCGAACTGCAGTTAATCTAAAAAAAAATCCGCAACACCTCATCATTTTAACAGATTGGCTCTCTTTTTGCGAGGCAAAGAACATGAAAACAATATTTATCGTAGAAGATGAGACAGGCATCCGAGATGCATTACAACTCCTCCTGTCATTTGAAAATTATGAGGTACGTTCTTTCCAGGATGTAAAAACATTCAATGCAAGAAATTCGTCGTCAGTTCCCGACCTGTTTATTTTGGATGTAAAACTTCCCGATGGCTTGGGAACAGATGTATGCAACAGCATAAAGAGTGATCCTTCAACTTCTCATATTCCGGTAATAATAATCAGTGCTCATGCGCAATCAGATGTCGTAAAAAATTCATGCAACGCAGATGAATTCGTTGCAAAACCTTTCGATATCGATGAAGTGATCATTAAGATTGAGAATTTAATAAATTCCTAAGCGCAGGCCAATACTATAATATTTATATCATTTTATCTTTGAAATTTCCTTTACATCATTCAACCCCTGCCGGGTCATAACCTCATTAAATACTTGTTCATCGGGTTTCATCCGACGCTACTGATATTTAACGACTTCAGGGGTTATTAAGGTCAATTCAAAAAGAAAAATGTATTATTGGTGTGATGCTGGTATTTAACCGGGAATAATTCCTAAAAAAATTCCAGGATTTATCCGGGAATGAAAACTAATAACCATGAAAACTCACAATAAGGATGAGAATTCAATACAAAGCGATATAAAAAAACAGGTGTAAAGGTAGGATATGGTATGCGTAAAGCTAAACAAATCTCCAACTAATGAATACTATGGAAGTTATGGCAGTAAGTCTTCCAAATCGATCTCCATTCGCAATTTAACCGTCCTAATTGTAAGCGCTTTTTAGTCTTTTTCCACGATCATATCCATAATGATCTTTCCATTGACGACTTTATTATGATCTTCCCATTGAGCCCACCTACTGCTACTTCTCTCTCTTCCTTCAAATAAAATAACGAATTGACAGAACTTTTGTGTTGATTTTAAGCGCATAATTGATATGCATCAAAATTAATCTTTCAATCTGTCCTATCATTTTTACATCAAATTTACGGGGCAGTTATTTTTTCTGAGGTAAATTAATCCGGTGAGAAGACCTGTAATGTTTTGATCGTGTGATAAAACCTGGATCTCAAAACACTTATTGCCATGGTCTGTCTTCCAGATTCTTAATTTTTTCCAGACGCCGCAGATGCCTTTCTGCTCCGATGAATTTTGCTTTAAGAAAAGCCAGCACCAGATCTTCTGCAACGGCATAGCCTGTTACACGCCCACCGAGACATATTAAATTCATATCATCATCCTCAACACCCTGATGGGCTGAGAAATAATCGGTGATCAAAGCTGCCCGGACACCGGAAATTTTATTGGCAGCAACACAGGCCCCCACACCACTGCCACAAATTGCAATACCGCGGAAAACACCTTTGGAAGCCACCGCTTTTGCGAGTGGAATTACAAAATCCGGAAAATCATCTGAACTGTTAAGCTCCATGGCACCATAATCAATGACTTCAAATCGATGCTCAACTAAAAAAGGTTTTATTTTTTCCTTAAGTTCAAAACCGCCGTGATCGGCGCATATTCCAATTTTTATGCTTGCTGACATATCATTTTTTTTATTTAATTAGTCTCCCCCTTAGCCGTTATTTCAAATATCAGAATTTTAAACAAAAAATCCCGTATAAACGGGATTTTAATTTATTTTATTTTAATTTATTTGATCTCTACAGGCACTGAGATTTTATCCCAATCCATCGTGAAACCATGATTGTTTATTTTGTACACTAAGGCTTCCTGTGTCGCCGGTAAAGCCTTTGTTTTTACATCCACACGTAAAGCATCTTGCCCTTCCTGGTATTTATAAGCACCCCATTGTTTCGCTTCTTTATTAAAAATTGCAGTCCAAGTTCCGCTTTCTTTAGGGATTAAGAAAAAGCTGTATTTACCTTTGGGAAGTTTTTTACCCTGAACGGTAATGTCTTTATCTGTTTCAAAAGTTGTCGCTTCATTGGCACCCGCACGCCAAACTTTATTATACGCTTCCAGGCCGCCCCAGATCGTTCTTCCTTTAACAGAAGGGCTGCTGTACGCGATTGTGATATTGGCATCTTTAATTTTTCCCGTAGCGGTAGCCGGAGGACTCGCAGGTTTTTTAGCTTCCTGTGCAAAAGCATTTACTGAAATGGTCATCGCAGCAAAAATCATGGTAGCCGATTTAATCATTGTTTTCATACTATTTTAATTTGTTTGTTTAAATTATTCTTTATTTTTTCACGAATTTACTGCTTTCGGCTTATAAAACAATAACCCAATTGCAGAAAATATAATGACTGCCGCCGCCCCGATCACATTAAGCCAGAGAAAAGAAACAATATCGAACTGATAAATGGCAATCACCGTAATTTCTGATAATATGGCAGAAATAAATACGTTTTTCCCATTGACTTTTTTATAATAAAACGCAACCAGAAAAATCCCCAAAATAGGACCATAGAAAAGCGAACCTAAAACGTTTACCGCTTCAATAAGAGAACCCATCTGAGTAGCAAACATCGCAACACCGATTGAGAAAATACCCCAGGCTAAAGTGTGCAGTCGACTGTACTTTAATTCGGTTGCATCATCAGGAATTTCTTTTTTAAATATCAAATGAACATCTTTTAATGAACATGCGGCAAGGGAATTCAATGCTGCTGAAATAGAACCCCAACTGGCGAGAAAAATAACAGCAAACAGCAAACCGATCATTCCGACTGGCAAGGTATTTTTTACGAAGTACAGGAAAATATAATTGGTATCCGTTTTTTCCGCATTATAGTTTGAATTATTAATCGCTTCTTCTACTCTTCCGTGAAGTGCTTTTACTTTTGTTTGGGTATTTTTAAAATCGTCAATCGTTTTACTAAGTTCAGGAGAATCAGTTTCTTTTAATTTTAAAATTTCTTTTGATTCTTCATTAAATTTTAACTGCAAATCCTGATGTTCTTTTTCAAAAACAGCAGCCTGTTCAGGTTTTGTTTCCTTTAAATATTGATAAGAACGTTCATTAAAATAAATAGGAGCCGGTTTTAGAGAAAAGAATGCGAAAAGCAAAGCTCCAATCAAAAGAATCGCAAACTGCATCGGAATTTTAACCAACCCGTTCAGTAACAGCCCCATTTTTGCATTGGTATTGTCTTTTGCGGTAATATATCTCCCAACCTGGCTCTGGTCTGTCCCGAAGTAAGAAAGCGCCAGAAAAAAACCACCAATCAGTCCGCTCCAGATATTGTATTTATCTTTCCAATCGAATTCTGTGGTGATGACGTTGAGCTTTCCGGATTTCCCGGCGAGATAAAGGGCATCATTAAAACCAATTCCATTCGGCATATTTTCAATCAGCAAATAACCAGCAAAAGCCATTGTTCCCAAGATAATGAGAAACTGTAGTTTTTGGGTGTGAGCAATCGCTTTTGCACCGCCAACATAGGTATAAATCAGTAAAATTCCACCTGTTAAAACATTCGTTAAATAAATATTCCAGTTTAAAACGCTTGACAAGATGATACTCGGGGCGTAAATGCTTATTCCTGTTGATAATCCTCTCGAAAAAAGAAAAAGCAGTGAAGTGAGTACCCTCGTTTTTTTATCAAAACGGTTTTCTAAATATTCGTAAGCCGTGTAGACATTTAAGCGCTGAAAAATCGGGATAAACGTAATACAGATCACAATCATCGCCAAAGGCAGTCCAAAGTAATACTGGACGAAACGCATCCCGTCTGTATATGCCTGTCCCGGTGCTGAAAGAAAGGTGATGGCACTTGCCTGAGTCGCCATAATCCCTATCAACACAATGTACCAGGGCATTTTATTATCTGCTTTCAGGTAAGATTCGTTGCTTTTCTGTCCACGACCGATGAATACACCGTAAACAACCACCGCAACAAGGGTAAAAATTAAAACAGTCCAATCTATCGTACTCATGTCCAGAATTTAGTAAACCAATAATAAAATGCGATCTGACCTATTAACGCAACGGCTAATAGGATGTACCAGATATTCCAGTTTTTTAGTTGCTTGTTCATCAGTTTTTCTGTGCAGATAAAAAGTTTAAAAATAAACGGGCTGCCCCCACATTTCCGGCTGGCAACTGTCTGAAAAATGCTAAAGGCGTATAAATAAAATTACCTTTCCCATATTTTGCATACAACGTTGATCCCTGCAGCGGTTCTTCACCGGTATCATGCATTTCAAAAAGCGGTTCATATGCAGCATCCCATTGAGCAGGGAAATAAGCGCCACGTTCCTGTACCCAGCCATTAAAATCATTCGCTGTAATTTTATTCGGAAAGTTCAGGAGTTTATGATTTGGATTTAAAAATTTAACCTCAGCATTTTCCTCAGTAACACGTTTATTGGCAATCGTAAAATTGTACATTCCCAATTGTTCAACCGTTGTATCCTGATTCGTGTTATACTGCATCACCAAATTGCCTCCACCTTTTACATAAGACCATAAAAAAGGCATCCAGCGACTCAGTTTTTTCTCTGTATTATTGGCACGTACACCAAGAACAATGGCATCATATTGTGACAACTTGTTCTGACTGCCGTTTGCAGATTCATTGATGCTGCCATAAAAATCTTCATCTTTTAACACATCCACCTGAACACCTGCAATTCTTAGGAATTCAGGAATAAAATCTCCGGCACCTTGTACATAACCCACTTTTTTTACCTTCGACTGAATGTCACCTTTCATTACAGCTACCGTTGCAGGCGCAAAATATTGTAAGGAAGGTAAATGTGGGTATTGAATTAATATCTGTTTTTTATTATATGTAATTCCATCAGCAACAAAATTGGCGTCCAACTGCAATTGATTTGATTTTACTGAGGCAAGCTTTGCTTTTGGAATCAAATACTCTATAGTCGTATCTTTTCCATTCAGTGATTTCACATCAGCAACTCCTAAATTTTGTCCATTATAAACCAGATTAATCTTCCCGTTGCTGAACTGTTTATTGGAATTAACCTTAACATTTAAACTCACAGGTAAATCTTCATTTTCTTTAACTAAATAAAGCGGTTGTGTAAATTTCAGTTCCAAGGCAGGAACAATACGCAAAGCTTCCACCACATCACCACGCACCGGATCTAATTTCTTGAAAGATAAAGGAAGGTTAACCTGAAACTTCTCAGAACCGATTTTTAAACCAAGCAAAATAGTAAGGGGCGATTCTGCCTCTGGTAAACCGACTACAGTATCATTCGGAACAGAGAAAGTAGCCGCATTTACCGCAGGTTTTGCCAACCAGTAAGGTTCTGTGAGTGCTGCATCAGCAGGAATCTGAATATCATGCTGAATGGTAATTAATGAATCTTTTGATAGTTTTCTATTGAAGCTTTCTGAGGTATTCAACCATTTTACATTTTCTAAAACGACAGGATTTTCAGCTCTTGAAATCAGATTTAATCTGAAATTATAATGATCCCCGGCAACAGCCTCGGCCTGATTGGTCACCACCTCACCCATAAATCCGGCACAGCTTAAAATGATGTTATCGAGAGATTTAATTTTATCTTTTTTCAGATCTAAATCTTTTAACTCCAAAACCTTTTTTCGCAAAGAAAACAATGCAGGCAAGCTAAGATCGGGATTATTGAAATTGAATGTGGAAATAATTTGATCTAATGACCGGTCAATATCGGCATTTCCCTGTGAAGTCCATGTTTTAGAAACTCCATCAAAAAGATTTGTTTTTGCAGGCTCACCAGCAACGTGGGAAAAATATTCCGTTTTGATACCCGCTAAAGACTGTGTTCCCGCACCCTGGCTTTTATGCAAACTTCTGCTTAATCCTGCCAGTTCGCCATACCCCATTCCTAATTGTGCATCATATTGTCCAACGGTGACTTTCAGTTGGTTTTCAGCCGTTGTATTGTTACTTCCAAATCGGAAAGTATTCCACAAAATGCGTTTTGGCTGCCATACATTGACATATTTCAGTTGATCAGGGAAAGCTGTTTTGTCGCCAGCCAGCTTAAACGCTTTTTCCGCAACGACAGCCGAAGCCGCATGTTGCCCGTGTCCCGCCGCCGCAGTAGGCGGAAAACGACAAATGATCACATCCGGGCGGAATTGGCGGATAATCCACACGACATCCGCTGTAATGCTGTCTGCATCCCATTGTTTAAAAGTATCGG
The sequence above is a segment of the Chryseobacterium sp. MYb264 genome. Coding sequences within it:
- a CDS encoding zinc-binding dehydrogenase, which encodes MRIKKNAIKVSDKAPLELLGPLGCGIQTGAGAIINSLQVSPGKTVVISGAGAVGLAALLAAKACSAAQIVLIDINQDRLNFGLELGATHVINSRNENVIEALQGISPKGFDFGFDTTGRNDVINNTLANLKSLGQMGIVGVATKPLEVEMNSYVLKGIKLIGIVEGDSVPTEFIPEMVEMYLNGQFPFDKLIKKYKFEDINQAIEDSESGKTIKPVILIGEYKS
- a CDS encoding response regulator transcription factor; translation: MKTIFIVEDETGIRDALQLLLSFENYEVRSFQDVKTFNARNSSSVPDLFILDVKLPDGLGTDVCNSIKSDPSTSHIPVIIISAHAQSDVVKNSCNADEFVAKPFDIDEVIIKIENLINS
- a CDS encoding RpiB/LacA/LacB family sugar-phosphate isomerase — encoded protein: MSASIKIGICADHGGFELKEKIKPFLVEHRFEVIDYGAMELNSSDDFPDFVIPLAKAVASKGVFRGIAICGSGVGACVAANKISGVRAALITDYFSAHQGVEDDDMNLICLGGRVTGYAVAEDLVLAFLKAKFIGAERHLRRLEKIKNLEDRPWQ
- a CDS encoding DUF2911 domain-containing protein, encoding MKTMIKSATMIFAAMTISVNAFAQEAKKPASPPATATGKIKDANITIAYSSPSVKGRTIWGGLEAYNKVWRAGANEATTFETDKDITVQGKKLPKGKYSFFLIPKESGTWTAIFNKEAKQWGAYKYQEGQDALRVDVKTKALPATQEALVYKINNHGFTMDWDKISVPVEIK
- a CDS encoding sodium:solute symporter, whose product is MSTIDWTVLIFTLVAVVVYGVFIGRGQKSNESYLKADNKMPWYIVLIGIMATQASAITFLSAPGQAYTDGMRFVQYYFGLPLAMIVICITFIPIFQRLNVYTAYEYLENRFDKKTRVLTSLLFLFSRGLSTGISIYAPSIILSSVLNWNIYLTNVLTGGILLIYTYVGGAKAIAHTQKLQFLIILGTMAFAGYLLIENMPNGIGFNDALYLAGKSGKLNVITTEFDWKDKYNIWSGLIGGFFLALSYFGTDQSQVGRYITAKDNTNAKMGLLLNGLVKIPMQFAILLIGALLFAFFSLKPAPIYFNERSYQYLKETKPEQAAVFEKEHQDLQLKFNEESKEILKLKETDSPELSKTIDDFKNTQTKVKALHGRVEEAINNSNYNAEKTDTNYIFLYFVKNTLPVGMIGLLFAVIFLASWGSISAALNSLAACSLKDVHLIFKKEIPDDATELKYSRLHTLAWGIFSIGVAMFATQMGSLIEAVNVLGSLFYGPILGIFLVAFYYKKVNGKNVFISAILSEITVIAIYQFDIVSFLWLNVIGAAAVIIFSAIGLLFYKPKAVNS
- a CDS encoding PIG-L family deacetylase, with the protein product MFKKVSTVFILGLCTVFSAQQIRPSKSSEIYRELKTLKQLPKVLYLAAHPDDENTGLLSWLINDQNVETGYLSLTRGDGGQNLLGTEQGAALGLIRTHELLEARKLDGAQQFFTRAIDFGFSKNTTDTFKQWDADSITADVVWIIRQFRPDVIICRFPPTAAAGHGQHAASAVVAEKAFKLAGDKTAFPDQLKYVNVWQPKRILWNTFRFGSNNTTAENQLKVTVGQYDAQLGMGYGELAGLSRSLHKSQGAGTQSLAGIKTEYFSHVAGEPAKTNLFDGVSKTWTSQGNADIDRSLDQIISTFNFNNPDLSLPALFSLRKKVLELKDLDLKKDKIKSLDNIILSCAGFMGEVVTNQAEAVAGDHYNFRLNLISRAENPVVLENVKWLNTSESFNRKLSKDSLITIQHDIQIPADAALTEPYWLAKPAVNAATFSVPNDTVVGLPEAESPLTILLGLKIGSEKFQVNLPLSFKKLDPVRGDVVEALRIVPALELKFTQPLYLVKENEDLPVSLNVKVNSNKQFSNGKINLVYNGQNLGVADVKSLNGKDTTIEYLIPKAKLASVKSNQLQLDANFVADGITYNKKQILIQYPHLPSLQYFAPATVAVMKGDIQSKVKKVGYVQGAGDFIPEFLRIAGVQVDVLKDEDFYGSINESANGSQNKLSQYDAIVLGVRANNTEKKLSRWMPFLWSYVKGGGNLVMQYNTNQDTTVEQLGMYNFTIANKRVTEENAEVKFLNPNHKLLNFPNKITANDFNGWVQERGAYFPAQWDAAYEPLFEMHDTGEEPLQGSTLYAKYGKGNFIYTPLAFFRQLPAGNVGAARLFLNFLSAQKN